In the genome of Achromobacter sp. MFA1 R4, the window GGCCAACCCGATCCGCCGCACTTCAATCAGACCGATTCACGGGCATGGCAGGACGATTTTGTCCGACCATAGGCGCGTTGGAAATCGAAGCGCAATCACGATGCAGTTCCACGGCCGCACCACCCGGCACAACGGAGAAAACAGTTGGCGAACACACCGCACACCACCCTGAAAGGCGGCTTGAAATCCCGCCACCTGACCATGATGTCCATCGCCGGGGTCATCGGCGCCGCGCTTTTCGTGGGCTCGGGAAAACAGATCGCGCTGGCCGGGCCAGCCGTGATCCTGGCCTACATCGGCGGCGGACTGCTGGTCATCCTGGTGATGCGCATGCTGGGCGAAATGGCCGTCGCCCACCCGGACACGGGCTCGTTCTCCACCTACGCCGACCGCGCCATCGGCCGCTGGGCCGGCTTTACCATCGGCTGGCTGTACTGGTACTTCTGGGCGCTGCTTATGGGCTGGGAGGCCTACGTGGCCGGCCAGATCCTGCACAACTGGTTCCCTTTCGTGCCTGACTGGGGCTATGCCCTGATCGTCACGCTGTCATTGATCGCCGTCAACCTCATGAACGTGCGCAGCTACGGCGAATTCGAGTTCTGGTTCGCCCTGGTCAAGGTCTGCGCCATCGTCATCTTCCTGGTCATCGGCAGCCTGGCGATCCTGCATCTCTGGCCATGGGGCCAGGCCCGCGGCTTGTCGCAATTAACTGCCCAGGGATTCATGCCCAATGGCGTAAAGTCCGTGGTCGTCGCGCTGCTGGGCGTCATGTTCGCCTTCATCGGCGCGGAAATCGTGACGGTCGCGGCGGCTGAATCCGCCAATCCCGCAAAGGAAATCATCCGGACGATCAGGTCGGTGGTGGGGCGCATCTGCCTTTTCTATGTCGGCTCGATCTTCATCGTGGTCTGCCTGGTTCCCTATGACGACCCCATGCTGACCCAGCCCACCCACGGAAGCTACAACGCCACCTTGAGCCTGCTTGGCATCCCGTATGCCCAGGTCATCGTCAATTTCGTGGTGCTGACGTCGGTCTGCAGCTGCTTCAACTCCGCGCTCTATACCGCGTCAAGAATGTTGTATTCGCTGTCGCGTCGCGGCGATGCCCATCGCATCATGCAGACCACCGGCCGCCGCACCGGCGCGCCCTACGTGGGCGTGCTGGTCTCCAGCGTGTTCGCGTTCGCGGCCGTCTGGATGATGGCGACCGCCACCATGGATCTTTACGACGTACTGATGCAGGCCACCGGCACGATCGCCCTGCTGGTCTATCTGGTCATCGCCTGTTCACAATTGCGCATGCGCTACCGCCTGCAGGCCGAGGGCGTGGAGCTGAAGTTCAAGATGTGGCTCTTTCCGTGGCTGACCTATGCGGTGATCGTCTGCATCATCGCGGCCTTGGCCACCATGATCGTGGAAGGCACGTACCGCACCGAAGTGGCCTACACGTCGGCCCTGGCGGGTGTGATCGTCGTCATGGGAATCTCCGCGCAGCGCCTGGGCATCGGTCAGCGCGTCGTCCCAGGCGAAAGCAAAGACAAGCCGCCGGCGGGCGCCAACCTGC includes:
- a CDS encoding amino acid permease — its product is MMSIAGVIGAALFVGSGKQIALAGPAVILAYIGGGLLVILVMRMLGEMAVAHPDTGSFSTYADRAIGRWAGFTIGWLYWYFWALLMGWEAYVAGQILHNWFPFVPDWGYALIVTLSLIAVNLMNVRSYGEFEFWFALVKVCAIVIFLVIGSLAILHLWPWGQARGLSQLTAQGFMPNGVKSVVVALLGVMFAFIGAEIVTVAAAESANPAKEIIRTIRSVVGRICLFYVGSIFIVVCLVPYDDPMLTQPTHGSYNATLSLLGIPYAQVIVNFVVLTSVCSCFNSALYTASRMLYSLSRRGDAHRIMQTTGRRTGAPYVGVLVSSVFAFAAVWMMATATMDLYDVLMQATGTIALLVYLVIACSQLRMRYRLQAEGVELKFKMWLFPWLTYAVIVCIIAALATMIVEGTYRTEVAYTSALAGVIVVMGISAQRLGIGQRVVPGESKDKPPAGANLRESQV